One window of the Natronomonas marina genome contains the following:
- a CDS encoding sugar phosphate nucleotidyltransferase: MDVTTGVVLAAGEGTRMRPLTHNRPKTMLPAADRPILEHVLNVLVECGLERICLVVGYERDRVQDHFGHAHRDVPLTYVHQRKQLGSGHALQQAAGEVEGPTLVLNGDRVIDERIVSDVLGGFEGEPTVSVLEHPTPSGYGAVRVENGRLTELVERPDSDDYRLINAGVYAFDERVFDAIDRTARRDGELQLPDVIGTLMGDGDVRAVRTDGLWADATYPWDLLYLNRELLSRGRIERPLRNGSVWVADSARVHEAATLQPPVAVGPDAEIAAGAVIGPDVTVGRNGTVGANATLRNVVLDTDCRVGDGATLVDCVAGQDVTVGAGSVVSGGPGDVRVGSRVFEDQALGAVLADRATVGGGVTFAPGTLVGAGTDVDDGVHLSGTVPNDAEVVR; the protein is encoded by the coding sequence GGACCCGGATGCGACCACTGACACATAACCGGCCGAAGACGATGCTTCCCGCCGCGGACCGCCCGATTCTGGAGCACGTCCTGAACGTACTCGTCGAGTGTGGACTCGAACGCATCTGTCTGGTCGTCGGCTACGAGCGCGACCGGGTGCAGGACCACTTCGGGCACGCCCACCGGGACGTCCCGCTCACGTACGTCCACCAGCGCAAACAGCTCGGCAGCGGCCACGCGCTCCAGCAGGCCGCCGGGGAGGTCGAGGGGCCGACGCTCGTGCTCAACGGCGACCGCGTCATCGACGAGCGCATCGTCTCGGACGTCCTCGGCGGATTCGAGGGCGAACCGACCGTCAGCGTGCTCGAGCACCCGACGCCCTCGGGGTACGGCGCGGTCCGCGTCGAGAACGGCCGCCTGACCGAACTCGTCGAGCGGCCCGACAGCGACGACTACCGGCTCATCAACGCCGGCGTCTACGCCTTCGACGAGCGGGTCTTCGACGCCATCGACCGGACGGCCCGCCGGGACGGAGAGCTCCAGTTGCCCGACGTCATCGGGACGCTGATGGGCGACGGCGACGTCCGCGCCGTCCGGACGGACGGCCTGTGGGCCGACGCCACCTACCCGTGGGACCTGCTGTACCTGAACCGGGAACTGCTCTCGCGGGGGCGCATCGAGCGGCCGCTCCGGAACGGGTCGGTCTGGGTCGCCGACAGCGCCCGCGTCCACGAGGCCGCCACGCTCCAGCCGCCGGTCGCGGTCGGTCCCGACGCCGAGATCGCCGCCGGCGCGGTCATCGGTCCCGACGTCACCGTCGGCCGGAACGGGACCGTGGGCGCCAACGCCACGCTCCGGAACGTCGTTCTGGACACGGACTGTCGGGTCGGCGACGGCGCGACGCTCGTCGACTGCGTCGCCGGCCAGGACGTCACCGTCGGCGCCGGGTCGGTCGTCTCCGGCGGTCCCGGCGACGTCCGCGTCGGGTCCCGTGTCTTCGAGGACCAGGCGCTCGGAGCCGTCCTGGCCGACCGCGCGACCGTCGGCGGCGGCGTCACGTTCGCGCCCGGGACGCTCGTCGGCGCTGGCACCGACGTCGACGACGGCGTCCACCTCTCCGGCACCGTCCCCAACGACGCGGAGGTGGTCCGCTGA
- a CDS encoding DUF4330 family protein — MELLDEEGRLFGAVNVVDALVVVFALAVVVAGAALVFGGGDDASGETMHVTLVSENASATALEAGEVGLESGTLAGTGRDATATVTDVYRTAGPRVYLRVALEGSRTDDEFRYEDEPVRLGDRVVVADDTARATTRLVERDVDRTFSPTTTPVTVATTVRRPVADAVAAGDEVTVGSTAVATVTDVEATARNDSHTDLRVTLDLRTRTVDGTPHYGGRPVRLGRELGVGTDDYEFEGAVVDRE; from the coding sequence ATGGAACTCCTCGACGAGGAGGGGCGGCTGTTCGGCGCGGTCAACGTCGTCGACGCCCTGGTGGTCGTCTTCGCGCTCGCGGTCGTCGTCGCCGGCGCGGCGCTGGTCTTCGGCGGTGGCGACGACGCCTCGGGCGAGACGATGCACGTAACGCTCGTCTCGGAGAACGCCTCCGCGACCGCGCTGGAGGCCGGCGAGGTCGGACTCGAATCGGGAACCCTGGCTGGCACCGGCCGGGACGCGACCGCGACCGTCACCGACGTCTACCGGACCGCCGGTCCCCGCGTCTACCTGCGGGTCGCTCTGGAGGGCAGCAGGACCGACGACGAGTTCAGGTACGAGGACGAACCGGTTCGTCTCGGCGACCGGGTCGTCGTCGCCGACGACACCGCGAGGGCGACCACGCGCCTCGTCGAGCGGGACGTCGACCGGACGTTCTCGCCGACGACGACGCCGGTCACCGTCGCAACGACGGTCCGCCGGCCGGTCGCCGACGCCGTCGCGGCCGGCGACGAGGTGACCGTCGGCTCCACCGCCGTCGCCACCGTCACCGACGTCGAGGCGACGGCGCGCAACGACAGCCACACCGACCTCCGGGTCACGCTCGACCTCCGGACGCGGACGGTCGACGGTACGCCCCACTACGGCGGCCGGCCGGTGCGTCTCGGGCGGGAACTCGGCGTCGGGACGGACGACTACGAGTTCGAGGGGGCGGTCGTCGACCGCGAATGA
- the glmS gene encoding glutamine--fructose-6-phosphate transaminase (isomerizing) has protein sequence MCGIIGCVGCGDGTLSTLLHGLSKLEYRGYDSAGVALVGDGSLRVAKKAGKLDALEAAVEERADLAGTVGIGHTRWSTHGPPTDDNAHPHQDCTKRVAVVHNGIIENYQSLRDELAESGHEFDSDTDTEVVPHLVEASLEAGRDPEAAFRDAVARLEGSFALACVVEGTEAVFVARNDSPLVLGIGDDATYLASDVPAFREFTDRVVYLEDGEFARLTADGWSVSDVDGTLREKTVDTVDWDPEDTGKSGYDHFMLKEIHEQPRALRQCLQGRVDELGGSVTLEELDDLDLERAHLVAAGTSYHAAVYGAQLLRDDGVPAQAFLSHEYATSPPPTEDATVIGVSQSGETADTLAATREAQRRGAETLAVTNTVGSTMARECDHVCYIRSGPEIGVAATKTFAGQQTALNLLTQHLSPGPVDRDLIAALRDLPSDVQAILDETDAEAVGETYLDSDAYFFIGRALNYPVAMEGALKMKEITYKHAEGFAAGELKHGTLALVTPDTPVIANVIGDGELARKTVGNVKEVEARDAPVVAVTDGQSDVERYANHVLEVPETHPRAAAILANIQLQLVAYHTAAKLGRSIDKPRNLAKSVTVE, from the coding sequence ATGTGTGGCATCATCGGCTGTGTCGGATGCGGCGACGGGACGCTGTCGACGCTGTTGCACGGCCTCTCGAAACTGGAGTACCGGGGCTACGACTCGGCCGGCGTCGCCCTGGTCGGCGACGGCAGCCTGCGCGTCGCAAAGAAGGCCGGGAAACTGGACGCCCTCGAGGCGGCCGTCGAGGAGCGGGCGGACCTGGCGGGGACGGTCGGCATCGGCCACACCCGCTGGAGCACGCACGGCCCGCCGACCGACGACAACGCCCACCCCCACCAGGACTGCACGAAGCGGGTGGCGGTCGTCCATAACGGCATCATCGAGAACTACCAGTCGCTGCGGGACGAACTGGCCGAGTCGGGCCACGAGTTCGACAGCGACACCGACACCGAGGTCGTGCCCCACCTCGTCGAGGCGAGTCTGGAGGCCGGCCGCGACCCCGAGGCCGCCTTCCGGGACGCCGTCGCGCGGCTGGAGGGCAGTTTCGCGCTGGCCTGCGTCGTCGAGGGCACCGAGGCCGTCTTCGTCGCGCGCAACGACTCGCCGCTCGTCTTGGGCATCGGCGACGACGCGACCTACCTCGCCAGCGACGTGCCCGCATTCCGAGAGTTCACCGACCGGGTCGTCTACCTCGAGGACGGCGAGTTCGCCCGACTGACCGCCGACGGCTGGTCGGTCTCCGACGTCGACGGCACCCTCCGGGAGAAGACCGTCGACACCGTCGACTGGGACCCCGAGGACACCGGCAAGAGCGGCTACGATCACTTCATGCTCAAGGAGATCCACGAACAGCCGCGCGCGCTCCGGCAGTGTCTCCAGGGTCGCGTCGACGAACTCGGCGGCAGCGTCACGCTGGAGGAACTCGACGACCTCGACCTCGAGCGGGCCCACCTGGTCGCGGCGGGCACCAGCTACCACGCCGCCGTCTACGGCGCCCAACTGCTCCGCGACGACGGCGTGCCCGCCCAGGCGTTCCTCTCCCACGAGTACGCCACCTCGCCGCCGCCGACGGAGGACGCGACGGTCATCGGCGTCTCCCAGAGCGGCGAGACCGCAGACACGCTGGCGGCAACCCGGGAAGCCCAGCGCCGCGGCGCCGAGACGCTCGCCGTGACGAACACCGTCGGCTCGACGATGGCCCGCGAGTGCGACCACGTCTGCTACATCCGGTCCGGTCCCGAAATCGGCGTCGCCGCGACCAAGACCTTCGCCGGCCAGCAGACCGCGCTGAACCTGCTGACCCAGCACCTCTCGCCCGGTCCCGTCGACCGCGACCTCATCGCGGCGCTGCGGGACCTCCCGAGCGACGTCCAGGCGATTCTCGACGAGACCGACGCCGAGGCCGTCGGCGAGACCTACCTCGACAGCGACGCCTACTTCTTCATCGGCCGGGCGCTGAACTACCCCGTCGCCATGGAGGGCGCGCTGAAGATGAAGGAGATCACCTACAAGCACGCCGAGGGCTTCGCGGCCGGCGAACTCAAGCACGGGACGCTCGCCCTGGTGACGCCCGACACGCCGGTCATCGCGAACGTCATCGGCGACGGCGAACTCGCCCGCAAGACCGTCGGCAACGTGAAAGAGGTCGAGGCCCGCGACGCGCCCGTCGTCGCCGTGACCGACGGCCAGTCCGACGTCGAGCGGTACGCGAACCACGTCCTGGAGGTGCCCGAGACCCACCCGAGGGCCGCGGCCATCCTGGCGAACATCCAGCTCCAGCTGGTCGCCTACCACACCGCGGCGAAACTGGGCCGCTCCATCGACAAGCCGCGCAACCTCGCAAAGAGCGTCACCGTCGAGTAG